Proteins from a single region of Acipenser ruthenus chromosome 31, fAciRut3.2 maternal haplotype, whole genome shotgun sequence:
- the LOC117421929 gene encoding 26S proteasome non-ATPase regulatory subunit 5-like: MAAYIEGLLSEISGLEEPIEELRSLQTAVLAIPLNTLGETVSGLRLQALFSLLNTNDSEQIELCVAILGRILQVLEPVHLAQNFREELQRGLNHPSDSVKTLALDQIRRMVEHSEAVTEIANSHEVLKQVLQCIGVEKVSVANEAIKALSKLAQTKAGLDALFMSDLVQDLKDAMTRNDVIRYRVYELIVGISSVSPVSLGYCANSSFLSQLIGELTGNDILVRATSIEMVTTLTHSQHGRQYLAQQGIIDKISNMIIGAESDPLSGLYLPGLVKFFGNLAVVDSPQQICECYPAFIKKVFEMAEGQDPIMTGVALDTLGILGSNVEGKQVLQKTGEKFQNLLKRMSQLARNATTELRVRCLEAIALLLTLPAEQQTEDLLGMTESWFSSFSNQPLELFKNISCQPFPELHCSALKVFTAIASQAWGQKMMIDTPGFVEYIVDRSAQPDKESKDAKYEIVNTLVNSKSTAGIFGNQQYLRLRTYLREGPYYVKAVSSVAVEDAE, translated from the exons ATGGCGGCGTACATAGAAGGGTTGCTGTCAGAGATCTCTGGTCTGGAAGAGCCCATTGAAGAACTAAGAAGTTTACAAACTGCCGTGTTAGCGATCCCTTTAAATACACTGGGGGAGACTGTTTCAGGGCTGCGGCTACAAGCCTTGTTTTCGCTTTTAAATACCAATGACAG TGAACAGATTGAACTTTGTGTGGCCATTCTTGGCCGAATTCTGCAGGTCCTTGAACCTGTTCACTTGGCCCAAAACTTTAGAGAAGAACTTCAAAGAGGTCTGAACCACCCAAGTGACTCAGTCAAAACACTTGCATTGGATCAA atcAGAAGGATGGTTGAACATTCAGAAGCTGTAACAGAAATTGCTAATAGCCATGAGGTGTTGAAGCAAGTCCTTCAGTGTATTGGAGTGGAGAAAGTATCTGTTGCTAATGAG GCTATAAAAGCACTTTCAAAATTGGCTCAGACAAAAGCAGGTTTGGATGCTTTATTCATGAGTGACTTGGTGCAAGACTTGAAAGATGCTATGACCAGGAATGATGTCATAAGATACAGGGTGTATGAG CTTATTGTGGGGATATCATCTGTTTCTCCTGTCTCTTTGGGGTACTGTGCAAACAGCAGTTTTCTATCCCAGCTGATAGGAGAATTAACAGGAAATGACATTCTGGTTAG AGCCACCTCTATTGAGATGGTAACGACACTGACTCACAGTCAACATGGACGGCAGTACCTTGCTCAGCAAGGCATCATTGATAAAATCTCAAACATGATCATTGGTGCTGAATCAGATCCCCTTTCTGGCCTCTACTTACCAG GGCTCGTGAAGTTCTTTGGAAACCTGGCTGTAGTGGACAGTCCACAGCAGATCTGTGAGTGCTACCCTGCGTTTATTAAAAAGGTCTTTGAAATGGCTGAAGGGCAGGATCCGATAATGACGGGAGTGGCTTTGGATACTCTAGGAATTCTGGGATCAAATGTTGAAGGAAAGCAAGTTCTGCAGAAAACAG gtgaaaAATTTCAGAATCTTTTGAAGAGGATGAGTCAActtgcaagaaatgcaacaactGAGCTGAGAGTGCGGTGTTTGGAGGCGATTGCTTTACTGCTTACTCTGCCA GCAGAGCAGCAGACGGAGGACCTGCTTGGAATGACAGAGTCCTGGTTCAGTTCGTTTTCCAACCAGCCCTTGGAATTATTTAAGAACATCAGCTGCCAGCCTTTCCCTGAACTGCACTGCAGTGCACTGAAGGTGTTCACA GCAATCGCTAGCCAGGCATGGGGACAGAAAATGATGATCGATACTCCTGGGTTTGTGGAGTATATTGTAGACAGATCAGCTCAGCCTGACAAGGAATCGAAGGATGCCAAATATGAAATTGTAAACACACTTGTAAATTCCAAATCGACAGCCGGAATTTTTGGGAACCAGCAGTACCTTCGTCTCAGGACATATCTACGCGAAGGACCTTATTACGTGAAAGCAGTTTCATCTGTGGCAGTTGAAGATGCAGAATAA